Sequence from the Aquimarina sp. Aq107 genome:
TACTCAACAAAATATTTCTACCATAGAATTGGTAAATACTTTAGAAAAACAAGATCGTATTCTTATCCAATCTGATTACGTATTACCTATAGGAAAGAAAAGTCAATTTGAATTAGGTTATAGAGGAAACTTTAATGAATTAGACACTGAATTCTTGGTTCAATTTGATGATAATGGTATTGTAACTACAGATACTAATTTATCTAACAATCTAATTTTTAAAGAACAAGTAAATGCTGCTTATACTCAATTTGGAAGTAAAGCAGGAAAATTTTCTTACTTACTAGGACTTCGATTAGAAAGCACAAGAATAACTATCGATCAACAAACAAGTGGTGATTTTAATAAAAAAATATATACCGATATATTCCCTACCATAAATTTAGGATATAAATTATCAGAAAAACAGAGTGTAACACTTGGTTATAACCGAAGAATAAGAAGACCTCGCTCTAGGTTTATCAATCCTTTCCCTTCTAGATCAAGTGCAACTAATATATTTCAAGGAAACGCAGATCTAGATCCAAGCTATTCTAATGTATTTGATCTTGGCTACTTAAATAGAATGGGGAAACTTACACTTAACTCCTCAATCTATTATAATCGTTCTACTCAAGTATTTACATTTATAGCTGAAGATACAGGCGATACCGCCACTATTGGAGATGGAACTATAGTTCCTATTATTAGAAGAACTCCTATAAACTTATCTAGTTCTGATCGTTATGGTTTTGAATTTACATTAACTTATAATCCAACTAAAAAATGGAGAATTAATGGTAATTTTAATGCTTTTCAGAATAATATAAAAGGAGATTTTAATGGGCAAAATTTTGATGCAGATAACTTTAGTTGGTTTGCTCGTCTAAATAATAAGATCACGTTACCTGCTAAGATAGATTGGCAAACCACTGCTTTTTATTCTGGACCTAATGAAAATGCACAAACCAAAAGCGAAGGATTACTAAGTGTAAATTTAGCATTTAGCAAGGACCTTTTTAAAGAGAGAGCCTCCTTAACATTTAATGTAAGTGATTTATTTAATAGTAGAAAACGTCAAAGCGTATCCACTACAGAAACTTTTATTACGGACAGTGAATTTCAATGGAGAGAACGAAGTTTTACCATGTCTTTTACATATAGATTTAATCAAAAAAAGAAAAGACAACGATCCAGGAATAACTTTAATAATGGTGGCGGTGAAGAATTTGAAGGTAAACCATAGTTACTTTGTTTAAAAGGATTCTTAATAGGTATAAATTAAATTAGAACTCGATAAAATTAAAAAGAGGGAAATGATTAAATCATTTCCCTCTTTTTAATATATATAACTAAAACTATTATCTAAGCTTCTCCTCTAGCTTTTCTTTTAGCTTCTTGTTTTAATTTAAAATTTTCAATAGTAGCTCCAAAAATCCAATAAGGAACAACAAATGTTAACAAGAATATCATTAACCAAAATCCAATAGTAAGGATTGTTAAAAATGCTAAGAAACCAAGGTATTGATCAAATTCGAACATAATAGTAATCTAATTTCAATTTTTGCCAAAGATAACAACTCTTCTTTTTATCTCATAGCATTAATATAAATTATTTTTAAAACTAAAACTTTAATCAATTTCCTTTTTAAAAAGTACATTCTTTATTCAGAAAAAGCTCTACAAATTCTTAAATTTGCCGTTCGAAAAACAAATCATCACCGCTATGGAATATAGAATAGAAAAAGATACAATGGGCGAAGTAAAAGTGCCTGCTGATAAACTTTGGGGAGCACAGACGGAACGTTCCAGAAATAATTTTAAAATTGGGGCACCTTCATCAATGCCATTAGAAATTGTATATGGTTTTGCATATCTAAAGAAAGCTGCTGCTTTTACCAATTGTGAATTAGGAGTACTTCCCATAGAAAAAAGGGATCTTATTGCACAAGTATGTGATGAAATTCTAGAAGGAAAACACGATGATCAATTTCCTTTAGTAATATGGCAAACTGGTTCTGGTACGCAGAGTAATATGAATGTCAATGAAGTTATTGCTAATCGTGCGCATCAAATAGCCGGAAAAACAATAGGAGAAGGTGAAAAAACAATCCAGCCAAATGATGACGTAAACAAGTCTCAATCTTCTAATGATACTTTTCCAACAGGTATGCATATTGCTGCTTATAAAAAAATTCTAGAAGTAACAATACCTGGAATCACGCAATTAAGAGATACACTTAAAAAGAAATCAGAAACGTTTAAGAATGTTGTAAAAATTGGTCGTACCCATTTTATGGATGCTACTCCACTTACAATAGGACAAGAATTATCTGGTTATGTTTCTCAATTAGATCATGGACTTAAAGCTCTGGAAAACACATTACCACATTTAGCAGAAATCGCTTTAGGTGGAACTGCTGTTGGTACCGGTTTAAATACTCCAAAAGGATATGCTAAAAGAGTATCTGAATTTATTGCTCAGTTTACAGGATTACCATTTATTACCGCAGAGAACAAATTCGAAGCACTAGCAGCTCACGATGCTTTTGTAGAAACACATGGAGCATTAAAACAAATTGCTGTTTCTTTAAATAAAATAGGAAATGATATTCGTATGTTAGCTTCTGGACCAAGAAGTGGAATTGGTGAACTTATCATTCCTGCTAATGAACCTGGAAGCTCTATTATGCCTGGAAAAGTAAATCCTACTCAATGTGAAGCATTAACTATGGTGTGTGCCCAGGTATTAGGTAATGATGTTGCAATTAATGTTGGTGGAATGCAAGGACATTTTGAATTAAATGTTTTTAAACCTGTTATGGCTGCTAATCTATTACAAAGTGCTCAACTAATCGGTGATTCTTGTGTTTCTTTTGATGTACATTGTGCGCAAGGAATAGAACCAAATCAAGCAAGGATTACAGAGTTACTTAATAATTCATTAATGTTAGTTACCGCTCTTAATACAAAAATAGGATATTACAAAGCTGCGGAAATTGCAAATACTGCACACAAAAACGGAACAACACTAAAACAAGAGGCTATCGCTTTAGGATATGTTACCGAAACAGAATTTGATGAGTGGGTAAAACCTGAAGATATGGTAGGTGCGATGAAATAATATAAGCTCCCATCAATACTTTCAAAAAAGTCAGACCTTCAAATGGTCTGACTTTTTTATTTATCATTTTAAATTTTAAAGAAGTTTCAACTTAATTTTTAAGAAGCATTAAAGAACTCCTCTAAATATTTTCCAAGTGTATAAGATTCTGGAATATTCATCTTCTTTTTAATTCTACTTCGGGAGGTTTTTACCGTATCCGCAGAAACTCCCAAAACACTTGCGGTTTCTTTAATTGATAAGTTAAGTTTTGTAAAAACACAATATCTAATTTCGGTATTGGATAATTGAGGATATGCTTTTTTAAGTTGAGTAATCAGACCAGGATATCTAGATTCTACTCTATCTTGAATTGCAAACAGATCATCACCTGACATCATTAAAGCTTTCAATTTGTTCTTAAGGTTTTTTATCTGGGGAGATGATTTATCAAACTTATCTATTTCTTTTTTTAACTCTTCAAACATTTTTTGACGGTTTGTAATTGCCACAACAGTCATATTTAATTCATTTTCTCTTAGTTGAACCTTATCTTCTAATAACTTCTTCTCCGTTTTTTTTAGTCCAATCAATTCTCTATTTACTCTTATATTTTTTATTAAAAGAAAAAAACACAAAACTCCAATTAAGAATAATAGCGTTACTCCTACTATAATATTAAACTGTCTTTTATTTTTTGCTACCAAAAGCCTATTCTCAATATCCAACTGTTTGTTCAATAATTCTTCTTCTATAAGTTTAAAAGCTATTTCATTATTTTTAATTATCTCTTTGTTATTTAAACTTGTTAAACTGTCTTTAATCGCATAGTATTTATCTTTGCTTTCTTTTGCTCTTTTCCATAAATTTTGTTTAGCATACACTTCAGAAAGCTTATGAAAACTATCCATGTTCTTTCGATCATCCTTTTCTTTCTCTATGGCTTTTAAAAAAAGTACCTCGGCATCTTGTAATTTATTCAAACCTAAATAAATCATACCTAAATAAAAATCCTTGTTCCAATTATAATCTTCGTTTATTAAATGATAGATTTTTTCTGCTTTTATATTTTCATTTTTAAGCAAATACACATCACACATTCCTTTAAGGATATCATTTTTAACCAATTTGTGGTTATTGATCTTAGTCAATTCTAAACCTTTATTCAACCACATGATAGCATCATCAAAGTTTTTTTGCCTTTTAAGATTCAAAGCTATATTTTGGTGCAATTGACTATAATGAATTGATGTTGAATCGAAATCTGGATCCTGCAAAATTTTTATATAGTATTGATGAGCTAGCTCATAATCCCCCAATAAACTATATGTAGATGCTATATTTATTTGTAGCGCCCTTAATATAGTTTTATGATTATTCGAATTCTGTTTTTTATAAAAATCATAAGCCTTTAGATTTACTTCTAAAGACTTTTCATAATTCCGAATCTTCCCATAAATACTTCCTAAAGACAAATAAGAATTATGTAATTCTTTAATCAAATTATTCTCCTTGCAAAGTTTTATAGAACGATTAATATGATAAAATGCACTATCAACTTTATTACGCTTTCTATAATAAAAACTTAATATCAAATGCACCTTACTCATCCCTACAATATACTCTATATCAGAACTCTCATCTAAAAGTCTTTTTAGTTTTTTAGGATCATTGTAATTTTTGTCTAACGAAGATATTAGGCTATCGATTCTTTTTGCTTTAGAAAGATTATTTTCTTTCTGAGCCAAAAGAAAATTAGATATAAAAAATAGAAAGAAAAACACCTTCAGAGTCCTTTGAAAACTATATTTCTTATTATGTCTAATTACTTTTTTGATGATTAACTAATTTGATTTGAAGATTGTCATAAAAAAATAGATCCTTCTCCCATTAAATAAAGAAAAATAAATGACTTTATTTTAAAAAAAATAACCGCTTTAGCGAAACAAAATATTAGCCATTGACTAACAGTATTTTACAACTAAAAAAGATTGTAATGTTTACATTTTATCAACCTAAAAATATCAGCTTGATTACATCAAATCAACCTACCTACTATAGACAACAACAATCTTCAGTTCTAAATTTGAAATCTAAAATGATGATCTATAATTAAATCCAGAATTAATCATGAAAATCGTTTTATCAAATTATATAAACATTAAACTCATGAATTATTAAGTAAACTTTTCTAGCGTAAAATACCATCTCTCCTTCCCTAGTATTAATTCGCATATCACTGCAAGTACTTTAAACATAAAGGTTCTATAGCTATATAAAACGTTTAGATCCTTTGTACTCATTTGTAAATACCTAAGAGGTATAAATATTAATACTAACGTTAACAAAAGCCATGAAAAAAATTAATCTCAAAAGATACATATATCTTTTACTTACCCTTATCTGTTTATCATTTTCTGGAAAAGCTCAAATGATTGATATGAGTGCTATTATTCCCGACAACACTGCAACCCATACTTCTATGAGAAGTGGAAATTGGAATGATCCAAATACCTGGGATGCAGGTTATGTACCAGGTTTAGCCTCCATTGTAGTTATTAAGATGGGAGATAGTATAAATTATAATGTAAATAATGACGTTCAAATATTTGCTATACGGAATGAAGGCAAAATAACATTTAGAGCTCCAACTGGAGCTACAAGAAAATTAGTGGTAGACACTTTTTTTTGTGGTATGATGTCAGAGTTAGATATCAAAGCTGATCAATCAACAGATGGTACTATTGATATTTATTTTAAAGCATTTGATATAGAAAAAAAGAAAAATGGTCTAATAGGTGGAAATCGATGGAACGCACAAGCAAAAAGTCATTATTCTGATGGAAAACGAATGAACGATCATTTTGGAAACCGACTTTTTAATGATGGAACTGGAGTTTTAGGCAGATACGAGTGGGACCCAACACAAGCCACATTAGGATTAATGACAATGAATAAAGTAACGATTCTTGGTAAGGAAAAAACTTCCTTTTTACGAACTACCAGTCCTACAGCAAGAAGAAGAAATAAAACAACTCTCGAAG
This genomic interval carries:
- a CDS encoding TonB-dependent receptor domain-containing protein → MRKCILVLLVVFIGFSSFAQQKEVKVTGKVIDKETNEPLEYATISFFSIKENKIVTGGITQTNGNFNIQVPAGVYNISIEFISFKTETLLKQRVFKNTALGTIGLGLDTEALDDVVVIAEKTTVEIKLDKKIYNVGKDLTVSGGTVSDVLDNVPSVSVDVEGNVALRGNDNVRILINGKPSGLVGLNSTDALRQLPAESIERVEVITSPSARYDAEGTAGILNIILRRSKLQGLNGALTFNTGYPLQAGVSGNLNYRTGNLNFFTTSGYNYREVPGNSLSETQFFNFDSDTQVNEPDTFLNEKRDFDRIRKGLNTNVGLEWYINDSSSITGSFLYRSSDNESNTSNLITEPDANGNILSSNLRFDPEVEDDITKQYSINYNKNFNDSGHKLTFDFQIENSEEEEDSRITQQNISTIELVNTLEKQDRILIQSDYVLPIGKKSQFELGYRGNFNELDTEFLVQFDDNGIVTTDTNLSNNLIFKEQVNAAYTQFGSKAGKFSYLLGLRLESTRITIDQQTSGDFNKKIYTDIFPTINLGYKLSEKQSVTLGYNRRIRRPRSRFINPFPSRSSATNIFQGNADLDPSYSNVFDLGYLNRMGKLTLNSSIYYNRSTQVFTFIAEDTGDTATIGDGTIVPIIRRTPINLSSSDRYGFEFTLTYNPTKKWRINGNFNAFQNNIKGDFNGQNFDADNFSWFARLNNKITLPAKIDWQTTAFYSGPNENAQTKSEGLLSVNLAFSKDLFKERASLTFNVSDLFNSRKRQSVSTTETFITDSEFQWRERSFTMSFTYRFNQKKKRQRSRNNFNNGGGEEFEGKP
- the fumC gene encoding class II fumarate hydratase; the encoded protein is MEYRIEKDTMGEVKVPADKLWGAQTERSRNNFKIGAPSSMPLEIVYGFAYLKKAAAFTNCELGVLPIEKRDLIAQVCDEILEGKHDDQFPLVIWQTGSGTQSNMNVNEVIANRAHQIAGKTIGEGEKTIQPNDDVNKSQSSNDTFPTGMHIAAYKKILEVTIPGITQLRDTLKKKSETFKNVVKIGRTHFMDATPLTIGQELSGYVSQLDHGLKALENTLPHLAEIALGGTAVGTGLNTPKGYAKRVSEFIAQFTGLPFITAENKFEALAAHDAFVETHGALKQIAVSLNKIGNDIRMLASGPRSGIGELIIPANEPGSSIMPGKVNPTQCEALTMVCAQVLGNDVAINVGGMQGHFELNVFKPVMAANLLQSAQLIGDSCVSFDVHCAQGIEPNQARITELLNNSLMLVTALNTKIGYYKAAEIANTAHKNGTTLKQEAIALGYVTETEFDEWVKPEDMVGAMK